TGCTTAGCAACATAGATCTTAGTTGTGCTATGTCTATAGCTAAATACGCAACAAGACCTTTCTTTTATAATCAAACAAAATCACTCAACTACATCTTGATACTTTTGCCCAGAGTAAAAGTAGAGCAAGATGCGTTTCCAGTAGATTGAAGAAGGAACCATAAGAATATAAAGTAAGAGTTTGATTGTTAAGAAGAGAGCAAGAAAGTAAGAATGCAGTGTATAGCATCATAAAATTACAAAACCTTAATCTTTCTGTAACAAcctcttatattcacaattaCATAATTTACACGTCCATGGAATAAAGCCTAACAAATCATAGCTAGTGAGGAACCCATTTTGTTCCTATATTATATATCCAAATGCCAACACACTGTGATGTACTTGCCCAGTTGCAGAGATAGATCAGTTTGGACAGTAAGCTAGTTGTAGCAAGAAGGGTAGTAAGTAGGAAGACGAAAGGAATGCTTTAGGATTCGAAGGGCAAAGCAAAAGAGAACAGAAAGATAAGAAAACCGCTACACTTCTGCACTACTTGAATGAGATTAGTGATTTAGTTGAAGCACTGGCTGAGGTTGCACAACCATGATTTGAAGAAGATTTGTAGGGAGGATAAACGATTGACATGTGCAATAATTGTGCACTtgccaaatataattataaagacGGACTACTAAATTGTAGGTGAGCTAAGAGCCTAAGACATGCATATTGGTAAATATGGAATTCACAGAGACTTTGAAGAGAGGGGTAAAAAGACGAATGAGGAACTTTTATGGATCTACTGGGTGATTACTAGCACTGATGGCCTCTACGACAGTGAAGAACGCCAGCTCCAGAAGTAATTGCACCAACCATCAAAGAAGATTGTGCCCCTAAGCTTGAAGCTTTGGCGTAGCTGGCTGTAGCTTTTGCTCCAGACGGAGTGAAGTAGGCTCCGTTGAGTAACAAGTCACCTTCTGATCTCCAATTCCAACCGTTCCAGTGCTCAGTAGGTGTTTGTATTCTCTTTGTCACCTGCCCAAGCAGATTCATGAAAAATTAAACAATTTCCCCATTTTTTCTATTGTAAAACAGGTAAACAAAATCATTTATATTCTTGTACTGTGTAAGAAAATTGGACATGAGAAAACCGTAGGGAGAAAGAATCACCTCCTTTGCAAAAGGATTAATCGGGGCAAGGTATCTATTTCCTTGGCTGTTGATGGTAGGATTCGCACTTCCACCAATTGCATACATCTCCCAGTTAGTGTAGTCATTGTTAACTACATGAAAATACCCATGTCTACATCTGCCATAAAGGTATTTGTATTATATCAGATGAATTCACTTTCCTGATCAAAGCTATGCTTGTCAATtaccatatatatattactaaacCTGTTGATTAAACTCCCAAAGTATTTGAATAGTATAATATCTACTTAACAAGAGACACACTTTGAAAAGTACCTTGGCATTCTTTGAACAAGGCCTTCCCCAAAACGGTTGTAAGCAATAGTTACTTGCATATGCTTGTCCTTCACATAGGAATCACTGTGCCCCAACAACATAACCTATTTACACGACAGAATTTGATACTTTTATGTTACGAAGAATTACCTTGAAAGACCTGGCTAAAAACTTGAAATCATTGCAGAAATAACAAATGCACCTGGTTCTGACGGGTGAAGTGATTATTTGAAATTGTTATAGCGGTTGAGCCCATGACAGCATCAACAAGGCCATCTGTACAATTAGATAACGTATTATGATCAATCCAGACGTGGCTTGATCCAGAGATGGAAATGGCATCTCCGTCAGCATTTTCAGTGGGCTTGCAGTTGTAGATATGTAGACCATGAATAATAACATTGGTGGCATAGTGAATGGTTATGCACCCTCCATAAGCAATGTGGACTTTTGCCCC
This genomic window from Daucus carota subsp. sativus chromosome 7, DH1 v3.0, whole genome shotgun sequence contains:
- the LOC108193797 gene encoding probable pectate lyase 1, whose product is MEVPTKSIFVSALVLLLLFVGTMASVKDDLSNKLPEDVDGNEHAVSNPDEVAAMVDMSTRNSTERRKLGSSTCGTGNPIDDCWRCDPNWHRNRKRLAECGIGFGRDAIGGRDGHFYVVTDSSDHDLANPKPGTLRYAVIQDRPLWIVFKHDMVIKLFKGLIINSFKTIDARGAKVHIAYGGCITIHYATNVIIHGLHIYNCKPTENADGDAISISGSSHVWIDHNTLSNCTDGLVDAVMGSTAITISNNHFTRQNQVMLLGHSDSYVKDKHMQVTIAYNRFGEGLVQRMPRCRHGYFHVVNNDYTNWEMYAIGGSANPTINSQGNRYLAPINPFAKEVTKRIQTPTEHWNGWNWRSEGDLLLNGAYFTPSGAKATASYAKASSLGAQSSLMVGAITSGAGVLHCRRGHQC